The bacterium genomic interval TCCCGCTGGAACGCGCGATCGCCGTCGAAGTCGACACGCTCGCCCCCGCGCGCAATCGCCGCGGCCACCGCCAGGATCCCGAAGCCGGACTGGTTCGCGCCGACGACGAGGACGCGCGTGCGGCCGGTCGCGCGGGTCAGGTCGAGGGTGTGGAGGTGGATGGCGAGGGGCTCGATCAGGTTCGCGCCGTTCCTCGCGTCGAGGCCGCGCGGCAGGGGAACGATCGAGCTCGGGGGGACGATGACTTCGTCCGCCATGCCGCCGTCCTGTCCGATCCCGATCAGGCGGGTGTAGCCTTCGACGCACCAGACGGAATCCCCGTTGCGGCAGAGCTCGCAGTGGCCGCAGGGCACCGTCGGCTGCACGCCGACCGGTGTGCCGTCGTCGAGGACGCCGGCGAACTCGTGGCCGATCGTGAACGGAAGCGGCCCCATGGCCGTGAGGTTGAGATCCGTCTGGCAGATCCCGATCGACTGGACCTTGATCCGCACGCCGTCTCCCGACGGGCGCGGAAGGTCGACGATCTCGACTCCGTTCTCGGTTCGGCGGACGCCTCGCACGGGTGTGCTCCTCCTTCGGTTCCTCGAAGGAGTGAACGCCACGCGCCGCCACCGCGCAATCGCGCGACAGCTAGGCGCCCGACTCGGCGGGCAATGCGAACCACCAGGCGAGGGCGATCCAGAGCAGCGGTGCCAGGAGAGTGATCGGTCTCATGCCGTCCCTTCCTTCTCGGACCGGTCGAGCGCCGCGGCCATCACGTCCGCGATCTCCCATCCCCATCGGCCCAGGCTGAACCCTCCGAGCGGAGTGCGGTCGAAGCCCGGGAAGAAGAGCGTCGGGTCGACGCTGGACCGGCAGCGTCCGTCGGTCCTGGGATAGGCCGCGTAGCCGAGTGCCGGCGCGAGCAGCATCTCGTCGGCGATGAACTCCTCGAGGCCGGGTTCGTAGCCCGTCGCGAGGATCACGTCGTCGAACGCCTCGACGCGGTCGCCGAGCGCGACGCCGTCGGATCGGAAGCCGTTGATGGGGCGCTCGTTCCCGTCGATCACGCGCACGTCGCCCCGCTTGATCGCGGAGATCGTGCCCTGGTCGAAGGTCGGAATCCGGTTGTTCAGGTAGGTGTCCATGAAGGGGCCGACCTCGGGACGCTGGATCCCGTACTTCGAGAGGTCCACCGCGAGTCGGCCCACGATTCCATCGCGCATTCGGGCCATCTTCTCGAACTGAGGGTCACCGACGGAGATCCGGTGGGCCTCGTCGTTCGCATTGTCGCTCATGACGCCCAGGAAACGGAGCACACGGAAGAGGCGGCCCATGCGCTTCAGCGGAATGAAGTGGCGCGGCGCGCGGACCCACATGGCGACGTCTCGCGCTCCGCCCTCGCTCAGGTCGAGGGCGATCTCGGCTGCCGAGTTGCCGCTCCCCACGACCAGAACGCGATGGCCAGCGAAGGGCTTCGAGTTGGCGTACGCGTGGCTGTGGAGGACGCAACCTTCGAAGGCGTCGATCCCCGGAATCTCCGGGACGTGCGGGATCCGGTTCATGGCCGTCGCGACGGCGACGAAACGCGCTCGAATCGATCCTCGATTCGTCTGCAGCTCCCAGGTCGCCTCTTCGTCGGGGCGGTCGACACGCGTCACGTTCGTGTCGAAGTGGATGTGCGGGACGAGACCGTGCTGCCTGGCGTAGCGCCCCAGATAGTCGACGACGTCGTTCCTCGACAGGAACATCGGGTAGTCGGCGCGCAGGCCACCGTCGTGGGGCATGTCGTGGAACGCGGAGTGGAGATGGAGACGCTCGTAGGTCGTCGACCAGAAGAAGCCGGCGCGGTCGCCCCTCTCGAACAGGACGAAGTTCTCGATCCCCTGGGCGCGCAACCCCGCGCCGGTGCCGAGACCGGCGAAGCCGGCTCCGATGATCGCAACGTCGACGATTTCGCTCATGAATCGACCTCGGATGGGGCGTCAGGCCGGGGGGAGCTGGATCGGAGCACCCATGGTGCCGTGGCGGACTTCGCCTCGACTCACCTCCGTGTCCAGCTCTCCCCCGGGCAGGGTCAGATGCGGAGCGGTCCGGGCACCATGGCCGGTGCGGGTCCGTCCGCGAAGCAGGCGACGTTTCGAACGAGGCGCAGGATGGCTTTGTTGACGTCGTCGGCGGTGGGGCAGATCTCACCGAAGGCGACGTGATGGAGATCGCCGGCGGCCTCGAGCAGCAGGCCTTCGGGGTCGATCGCGACCACACGCGCTCCGGTTCCGTCCCGCTCGACGATCTCCCAGACGAGAGCCTCGATGACCGGCGCGTGGAACAGGTTCAGGTGGTCGACGAGCGCGGACTCTTCGGCGAGGCCCGGCGCGTCGTCGAGCAGCCACTCCGAGGCGAGGAAGGCATGCGGTCCGGCGTCCACGCAGTTCCACACGATCACGTCGGGGTCCAGGCACCACTTCATGTCGAAGCCGGGATGGAGCGCACGCCAGCGGTCGGCGTCGTTCTCGTCGTGGTGCGATCGCACACGGCCTTCGATCACCGCGAAGCAACGCTTGGTTCCGAGCCAGAGGCGGGTCGCGCGGCGTGGGCGCGCAACGACGGGGACGTCGTTGCCGAACAGGACCGAGCCGTCCTGCGTGAAGGCGATCGCGACCGTCTCTTCGACGTTCGTGCCTTCGATGGACGCGATCGCGAAACGCTGCGTGCGGGCGAAGGCGCGCGCCGTGCTAGCGGGAGTAGAACTCGACGACATATTGCTCCTCGCAGATCACCGGGATCTCGGTGCGTTCGGGTAGACGGGTCAGGGTCGCCTTCAGCTCGTCGAGATCGCGCTCGAGATAGCCGGGCGGCGAATAGGCGGCGTGCTCCATGTCGAACATCTGCAGGGAGCGGCTCTTCTCTCGGATGCGCAGGGTGTCGCCGGGCAGGAGCGACTGGGACACCGTGCGTACGCGGCGGCCGTTCAGCTCGATGTGCCCGTGGGCGACGACCTGCCGCGCGGCGAAGATCGAGGCGACGAAGCCGCTGCGGTAGACGAGCGCGTCGAGGCGGCGCTCGAGGAGGCAGATCAGGTTCTCGCCGGTCCGGCCCTTCTGCCGGCTCGCGCGCGAGAAGGTCCGGCGCATCTGCTTCTCGGACACGTTGTACTGGAAGCGCAGGCGCTGCTTCTCGAGCAGCTGCAGGCCGTAGTCCGAAAGGCGTCGCTCGGCACGGCCCTGCCGTGTGGTCGACTTCCGCTCGATCAGGCGCTGGGCCTTCGGCGTGAGGGCGACGCCGAGCTGGCGGCTGAGCTTGACCCTGGGACCGTTGAATCGCATCGGGGGGAGCGCCTTGTTTCCGTGCCGCCTCGGGCGGGGACCGAGGCGGTGAGCTCGTTTCGGGGAGGGCCGGTTGGGCCGCGTCCGAGCTGGCGGGGACTCCGTGAAGGGTCGAGCTCGCTGGGAGATGGAAGAATACGAAATTGAAAATCATTTTCAATTAGTGAAGGGCAAAAAAAGCGCCGCCTGCGCCGGAGGGGCGGGGCGGCTGAAGCCGAGCCTGGAAAAAAGGAGCTAGTTCAATCGCTTGCGCCAGGTATCCGCCGCGTCGCGGACCGCCTCACGGGCCGAACCGTGGCGTCGGACGCGCTTCACGCCGTCGCCGCGCTCGTCCTCGAGGAGATAGTCCTTCGGCGACCGGGGATCGTTGCGGACGTGAAGGGTTCGACCCTTCTCGCGGTCGCGAAGTCGGACGCTGAAAGCCAGGGGACGCAGGGCCATCTCGGAATCTCCTCCGGCGCGTCGAGATCGGGTGCGCGCCGCTGAGGACCGTTTCGGCCGCGGTCGGTTTTTCTTGAGGCTTTCTCGCGACTTGGGGCGCGATTTGCGCGAGAAAGAGGGGGTGTCCCCGCGATTCACTCCTCGTCCCGGCGGTTCGGGGCTGGATCGGCCATCCTCCCGCGCCATGCAGACCCCGAAGATCGGACAGGCCCCCGCGGACGACCTCGTCGACCTCGCTCAGCGTGTTCGGGACGTCGCGAACGAGCTGCTTCGCATCCACGAGGGCGACCATGCGCACGTGGCCGAGGCACGCGAGACCCTCGACGAGGCGGTGGCGAAGCTCGGCGCGATCGCGAGCCGACACGAGGCACCGCGTGCGGTCGAGGCCGTCGAGAAGGAGGGCACGCGGCCCTACTACTTTCCCGGCGCCCTCGCGCCGCGGGTCCACGTCGCGCATCCGTGGATGACCGCCGAGGAGATGCCGGAGGGACGCCGCGGGCGCGTGCGCTTCGACCTGATTCACGAGGGGCCGCCCGGGTGCGCCCACGGCGGCCACGTCGCCTGGTTCTTCGACCAGGCCTTCGGTCATCACGTCGTCGCGCAGCAGATCGGCGGCCCGACCCATCGGCTCGAGGTCGTCTACCGACGGCTCACGCCGCTTCAGACCGAGCTCGACTACGAGATCCGCACGGACCGCGTCGACGGGCGCAAGATCTTCGCGGATGGCGTGCTCCGGCACGGAGACGACGTCGTCGCCGAAGCGAAGGCGCTCTTCGTCGCGCCGAAGGCGGGATTCGAGATGACCAAGGACGGGATGACCCGGAGCGACTAGCGCGGGTCAGTCGTCCCGCGGCGGGGCCGAAGGGTCGAGGGCCGGATTGCTTCCCTCGAGGATCGCGTCGAAGCGCGAACGGAGCCGGGCATCGGCATTGTCGTGGGTGAAGATCCAGAAGCGCTGCTCGCGGATCGAGTTCAGGACGCGCTCCGCGACGTCTTCCGCGGGAACGGCGATCGCCTTCAGCGCATCCGTGGCGTCGCCCGTCCAGCCGCCCGCCATCGCCCGCGGCGGCGGCGCATCGTCGCGGCGCAGCGCCTCGGGACGATTGCGGTCCGACTGCGTGATGCCCGTCGCGACGTAGCCGGGGCACAGGACCGAGACGCCCACCGGCGTGTCCACGAGCTCCTGGTACAGGGTCTCGGCGAGAGCGACGGTGCCGTGCTTGGACATCTGGTAGGCGGCGTTGCCCGGGACGACGGTCAGGCCGGACATCGACCCGG includes:
- a CDS encoding hotdog fold thioesterase, producing the protein MQTPKIGQAPADDLVDLAQRVRDVANELLRIHEGDHAHVAEARETLDEAVAKLGAIASRHEAPRAVEAVEKEGTRPYYFPGALAPRVHVAHPWMTAEEMPEGRRGRVRFDLIHEGPPGCAHGGHVAWFFDQAFGHHVVAQQIGGPTHRLEVVYRRLTPLQTELDYEIRTDRVDGRKIFADGVLRHGDDVVAEAKALFVAPKAGFEMTKDGMTRSD
- a CDS encoding NAD(P)/FAD-dependent oxidoreductase, with the protein product MSEIVDVAIIGAGFAGLGTGAGLRAQGIENFVLFERGDRAGFFWSTTYERLHLHSAFHDMPHDGGLRADYPMFLSRNDVVDYLGRYARQHGLVPHIHFDTNVTRVDRPDEEATWELQTNRGSIRARFVAVATAMNRIPHVPEIPGIDAFEGCVLHSHAYANSKPFAGHRVLVVGSGNSAAEIALDLSEGGARDVAMWVRAPRHFIPLKRMGRLFRVLRFLGVMSDNANDEAHRISVGDPQFEKMARMRDGIVGRLAVDLSKYGIQRPEVGPFMDTYLNNRIPTFDQGTISAIKRGDVRVIDGNERPINGFRSDGVALGDRVEAFDDVILATGYEPGLEEFIADEMLLAPALGYAAYPRTDGRCRSSVDPTLFFPGFDRTPLGGFSLGRWGWEIADVMAAALDRSEKEGTA
- a CDS encoding SDR family NAD(P)-dependent oxidoreductase, which produces MKDLENRVAVVTGAASGIGRALCDRLAREGVRLVLSDVEEAALAKAVAELETDGAEAIGVVTDVSNADAVEALAEAAVARFGGVQLVFANAGVMQEVGPAWERPLEDFAWVFGVNLWGPIHCVRSFVPRMLEAGEPAHVVITGSMSGLTVVPGNAAYQMSKHGTVALAETLYQELVDTPVGVSVLCPGYVATGITQSDRNRPEALRRDDAPPPRAMAGGWTGDATDALKAIAVPAEDVAERVLNSIREQRFWIFTHDNADARLRSRFDAILEGSNPALDPSAPPRDD
- a CDS encoding alcohol dehydrogenase catalytic domain-containing protein, which translates into the protein MRGVRRTENGVEIVDLPRPSGDGVRIKVQSIGICQTDLNLTAMGPLPFTIGHEFAGVLDDGTPVGVQPTVPCGHCELCRNGDSVWCVEGYTRLIGIGQDGGMADEVIVPPSSIVPLPRGLDARNGANLIEPLAIHLHTLDLTRATGRTRVLVVGANQSGFGILAVAAAIARGGERVDFDGDRAFQREAAARLGAGVEPSGQYDLVIEADGSEDSIHKAAEWARPGGTLALVAGYYTPKTWNFTTAFVKELTVVFGAFYGHSATGRDVDAAATLLGRDPRIAEIVNTHRFPLDAAAEAFAFARSESESLKVVIEP
- the rpsD gene encoding 30S ribosomal protein S4 — encoded protein: MRFNGPRVKLSRQLGVALTPKAQRLIERKSTTRQGRAERRLSDYGLQLLEKQRLRFQYNVSEKQMRRTFSRASRQKGRTGENLICLLERRLDALVYRSGFVASIFAARQVVAHGHIELNGRRVRTVSQSLLPGDTLRIREKSRSLQMFDMEHAAYSPPGYLERDLDELKATLTRLPERTEIPVICEEQYVVEFYSR